From one Lotus japonicus ecotype B-129 chromosome 3, LjGifu_v1.2 genomic stretch:
- the LOC130744905 gene encoding uncharacterized mitochondrial protein AtMg00810-like, with protein sequence MLFGTLLEEIYMDLPLGYHIQRSTIKGEQAASKTKLVCKLHKSIYGLKQASRQWFTTFANVLLQIGFSQSKSDYSLFTKGTGSSFIALLVYVDNIIIASANTSLISSLKKALQDSFKLKDLGTLHYFLGLEITRSKKGIFLNQRKYTLSLLEDTGFLGSQPTTLPMQPHLKLNSTDGDLLPDITQYRRLVGRLLYLTLSRPDITFCVHKLSQFLSKPRTPHLDVVHYFLRYLKGTLGQGIFLSSTSSLKLHAFSDADWATCLDTRCSTTGYYVFLGDSLVSWKSKKQGTVSKSSAESEYRALAAVASELTWLHYLLNDFQVQTGSTAVYCDNLAAIHIASNPQFHERTKHIELDCHFVREQVEAGLLRLVSVRTHQQLADIFTKALPLPSFRSILGKMGILNIYIPS encoded by the coding sequence ATGCTTTTTGGCACTTTACTAGAGGAAATCTATATGGATTTGCCCCTTGGTTATCATATTCAGAGGTCCACAATTAAGGGGGAGCAGGCAGCATCCAAGACAAAGCTAGTTTGTAAACTTCACAAGTCCATTTATGGCTTGAAACAAGCTTCTAGGCAATGGTTTACAACATTTGCAAATGTCTTACTTCAAATTGGTTTCTCTCAATCTAAGTCTGATTATTCTCTTTTCACCAAAGGCACTGGATCCTCTTTTATTGCCCTCTTAGTGTATGTTGATAATATCATCATTGCTAGTGCAAACACTTCTCTGATCTCATCACTAAAGAAGGCTCTTCAAGACAGTTTCAAGCTTAAGGATCTGGGCACTCTTCACTATTTTCTTGGCTTGGAAATCACAAGATCCAAAAAGGGCATTTTTCTGAATCAAAGGAAATACACTCTGTCTTTACTAGAAGACACTGGTTTTCTGGGATCCCAACCTACGACACTTCCAATGCAACCTCACCTCAAGTTGAATTCCACAGATGGAGATCTTTTGCCTGATATTACTCAGTATCGGAGACTTGTTGGTAGGCTGCTCTACTTGACTTTGTCACGTCCTGATATCACCTTTTGTGTTCATAAGCTTAGCCAATTCTTATCCAAGCCAAGAACACCACACCTTGATGTAGTACATTACTTTCTGCGGTACCTGAAGGGCACACTAGGCCAAGGCATTTTCTTATCTTCCACATCTTCATTGAAGCTTCATGCTTTTTCTGACGCTGACTGGGCCACTTGTCTCGACACACGCTGCTCCACAACAGGATACTATGTTTTTCTTGGTGATTCCCTTGTGTCCTGGAAATCTAAAAAACAGGGTACCGTGAGTAAATCCTCAGCTGAATCTGAGTATCGCGCTTTGGCAGCAGTAGCATCTGAACTTACCTGGTTGCATTACTTGCTGAATGATTTTCAAGTCCAAACTGGTTCTACTGCTGTCTATTGCGACAATCTAGCTGCTATTCATATAGCTTCTAACCCTCAATTTCATGAACGCACAAAGCACATCGAACTCGATTGCCATTTTGTCAGAGAACAGGTTGAAGCGGGCCTATTACGACTGGTTTCAGTTCGCACTCACCAACAACTCGCGGACATTTTCACTAAGGCTCTGCCATTACCCTCTTTTAGAAGTATATTAGGCAAGATGGGAATTCTCAATATTTACATTCCATCTTGA
- the LOC130742894 gene encoding protein EPIDERMAL PATTERNING FACTOR 1, whose translation MRRSSVYAAVVLLLLYTSLIISARHISHSHSRGHGGQRVHWGGKVPTKHRKGPDTMQVAGSRLPDCSHACGSCSPCRLVMVSFVCASIAEAESCPMAYKCMCHNKSYPVP comes from the exons ATGAGAAGGAGTTCTGTGTATGCTGCAGTGGTTCTTCTTTTACTCTACACTTCACTAATCATCTCCGCAAGGCACATAAGCCACTCACACTCAC GAGGACATGGCGGACAAAGGGTGCATTGGGGAGGAAAAGTCCCAACAAAACATAGAAAAGGACCCGACACAATGCAAGTAGCAGGGTCAAGGTTGCCGGATTGTTCTCATGCGTGTGGGTCATGCTCGCCGTGCAGGTTGGTGATGGTCAGCTTCGTTTGTGCATCCATTGCAGAGGCTGAGTCATGTCCAATGGCTTACAAGTGCATGTGCCATAACAAGTCCTACCCTGTCCCATAG
- the LOC130746772 gene encoding uncharacterized protein LOC130746772 — protein sequence MNFLMGLNDSFSQVRGSLLLMDPIPPINKVFSLVIQEEKQREVGAGNGVSEHSSQAFAAASSQGGSRSSDSADKAKNSKKDRPICSHCGIPGHTAAKCFKLHGYPPGMKPKSSKSQTTAVAGQASGNFQQSSEGQNVVTTLSPYQCTQLIQLLTHQLTTTSQPSKDVPESSCTKSGQPHFEDDWEC from the exons ATGAATTTCTTGATGGGATTGAACGATTCCTTCTCCCAGGTTCGTGGAAGTCTGCTGCTTATGGATCCTATTCCACCGATCAACAAGGTTTTCTCCCTTGTTATCCAGGAGGAGAAACAGCGAGAGGTCGGTGCTGGCAATGGCGTCTCTGAACATTCTTCCCAGGCTTTTGCTGCAGCTAGCTCACAGGGAGGCTCTCGTTCTTCCGATTCCGCCGATAAAGCCAAGAACTCCAAGAAGGATCGTCCAATATGTTCTCACTGTGGAATTCCTGGCCACACAGCTGCAAAGTGCTTCAAATTACATGGTTATCCACCAGGAATGAAGCCAAAATCCAGCAAGTCTCAAACTACTGCAGTTGCTGGCCAAGCTTCTGGAAATTTCCAGCAATCATCTGAAGGCCAGAATGTTGTCACAACCTTATCTCCTTATCAGTGTACTCAATTGATTCAGTTGCTTACACATCAACTTACCACAACTTCTCAGCCCTCAAAAGATGTTCCTGAATCCTCATGCACCAAATCAG GGCAACCTCACTTTGAGGATGATTGGGAATGCTAA
- the LOC130746774 gene encoding NDR1/HIN1-like protein 6, translated as MTSQAYNVPQRYVSLEKQGQHGNSTMPPPYYGHQVPPRHHSHRSRGGCGCLRLFCCCCGWCRCCLCTIFIFIFLSVGIVVALYYLFKPIIPTYNVENLDVKAFDLQSMNKISSDIVVVVKAENPNEGIGLQYLENEVTMIYLGTEICRGQFPPFLQPGKNTTLFNVDLKGETEFDAEKQHQLMQDQKEGHIPLLITVKIPIRLVIDDIIHLRKVVVNVNCSVVIDQLQPNKKPNILKKDFTYGVEF; from the coding sequence ATGACCTCTCAAGCTTATAATGTTCCTCAAAGATATGTCTCTTTAGAGAAGCAAGGCCAACATGGCAATAGCACGATGCCCCCTCCTTATTATGGCCACCAAGTACCGCCCCGGCACCATTCCCACCGCAGCCGCGGCGGATGTGGATGCCTGAGGTTGTTCTGTTGCTGCTGTGGTTGGTGCCGTTGCTGTCTTTGCACCATCTTTATCTTCATTTTCCTCTCGGTGGGAATTGTAGTAGCTTTATATTACTTGTTCAAGCCCATCATACCAACCTACAATGTTGAAAATCTTGATGTCAAGGCTTTTGATCTCCAAAGTATGAATAAGATCTCCTCTgacattgttgttgttgtgaagGCAGAGAATCCAAATGAAGGCATTGGATTGCAATATCTAGAAAATGAAGTTACCATGATTTATTTAGGAACAGAAATATGCAGGGGACAGTTCCCTCCTTTCTTGCAGCCAGGGAAGAACACAACGTTGTTCAATGTGGATTTAAAGGGAGAGACTGAATTTGACGCGGAAAAGCAACATCAACTAATGCAGGACCAGAAGGAAGGACATATTCCTCTGTTAATAACAGTGAAGATTCCTATAAGGCTTGTGATTGATGACATTATTCATCTGAGGAAAGTTGTGGTAAATGTGAATTGTTCTGTGGTTATAGATCAGTTGCAACCCAACAAAAAGCCTAACattttgaagaaagatttcACTTATGGAGTCGAGTTCTAA